In the genome of Vibrio sp. NTOU-M3, one region contains:
- a CDS encoding TRAP transporter substrate-binding protein, which translates to MSLIQKSLKRVMKGTIVAAAFALMATSATAAEKVYRLKLAETWGPNFPVFGDATKNMAAMAEKMSNGRLQIRIDSANKHKAPLGIFDMVKSGQYDLGHSGSYYWKGKVPNTLYFTSMPFGMTPAEQYAWFYHGGGMELMEKVYSPHNLLSFPGGNTDIQMGGWFQKEINSVDDLKGLKMRIPGFAGEILAELGAKPTNIAPGELYTSLERRTIDALEWVGPSLDLRMGFHKIAPYYYTGWHEPGSELQFLVNKRTWNRLPEDLQEILRVAMRTAAYDMYTQATHESGKNWVSIKSEYPDVQVKDFPPAVMKELKAANDRLLAKHAEKDDLAKEIQKSQADYLKQVRSWTDISHRAYLNSQAQQ; encoded by the coding sequence ATGAGTCTTATCCAAAAATCATTAAAACGAGTAATGAAAGGAACCATCGTCGCCGCTGCATTTGCATTAATGGCAACATCAGCGACAGCGGCAGAAAAAGTATATCGCTTAAAGCTTGCTGAAACATGGGGACCTAACTTCCCAGTATTTGGTGATGCGACAAAGAATATGGCTGCAATGGCAGAGAAGATGTCCAATGGTCGCTTGCAAATTCGAATCGACTCAGCGAATAAGCACAAGGCGCCTTTAGGTATCTTCGATATGGTCAAGTCGGGTCAGTATGATCTTGGTCATTCTGGCTCTTACTATTGGAAAGGTAAGGTCCCGAACACACTCTATTTCACATCAATGCCGTTTGGTATGACACCGGCCGAACAGTACGCATGGTTTTACCATGGGGGTGGTATGGAGTTGATGGAAAAAGTTTACTCGCCACACAATTTGCTTTCATTCCCTGGTGGTAACACAGATATTCAGATGGGCGGATGGTTTCAAAAAGAGATCAACTCTGTGGATGATCTGAAAGGCCTGAAAATGCGTATTCCAGGTTTCGCGGGTGAAATTCTTGCAGAGCTTGGTGCTAAACCAACCAACATTGCTCCGGGTGAGCTCTATACCTCGCTAGAGCGTCGTACCATCGATGCATTGGAGTGGGTGGGACCTTCGCTTGATTTACGAATGGGCTTTCACAAAATTGCTCCGTACTATTACACGGGCTGGCATGAGCCGGGTTCAGAGCTTCAGTTCTTAGTGAATAAACGTACTTGGAATCGTCTTCCTGAAGATCTGCAAGAAATCCTACGCGTAGCAATGCGCACAGCTGCGTACGATATGTACACGCAAGCAACGCACGAAAGTGGGAAAAACTGGGTGTCAATCAAATCAGAATACCCAGACGTACAGGTTAAAGACTTTCCACCTGCTGTCATGAAAGAGCTAAAAGCTGCCAATGACCGTTTGCTAGCTAAACACGCAGAGAAAGATGATCTAGCAAAAGAAATTCAAAAATCTCAAGCTGATTACCTGAAACAAGTCCGTTCATGGACTGATATTTCCCACCGCGCTTACCTAAACAGTCAGGCGCAACAATAA